In Nocardia asteroides, the following proteins share a genomic window:
- a CDS encoding type VII secretion-associated protein, which yields MVTGFVTDIDVVVSGARILARTAARHADVVPTVMPVPDGIVVGAPVGPTQPSVYALTLDSAWIGFEPAPIPAAAASDAIVDKVLVGLAPTIPGAAVGVAHPSAWTGAQQEVLSRSFGRYSGSVVLESLAVRVAKLRQSLATSERIIVVEIEPLDITVTAVDRSRDQIEIAACESEPTLGAGEWNDAALDTTIEMISLVSAGVRPTTVVVIGPHEEALLERLRGYTAATWTTLPTPLVQPMAYTALLLPQSKLADHSSRPIPAQNAEWVGTLRERAAATTPPPRMGPAKIAAAAAVAIAVLAAGTAAVIATRSSGADAATSAGSTSAGPVAISTTTSATPSPLALSPTQPVNTPTRHTMGRVGFTVPPGWRVADGATSERTTIVPKTAIPARITVTYNTTSPGFGYGELVADLAARIDSAPPGRFGGFERDLTVSGRPGATYRESPGDGSVVLWQVLFYDDVQVSVGCQTGVREGGGIDAECDAVVRSVSTTA from the coding sequence ATGGTCACCGGCTTTGTGACCGACATCGACGTCGTGGTCAGCGGGGCGCGCATCCTGGCGCGCACCGCGGCCCGGCACGCGGATGTCGTCCCCACGGTCATGCCCGTCCCCGACGGGATCGTGGTCGGTGCCCCGGTCGGACCGACACAACCGTCGGTGTACGCCCTGACCCTGGATTCGGCATGGATCGGTTTCGAACCGGCACCGATCCCGGCAGCGGCCGCCTCGGACGCGATCGTGGACAAGGTGCTCGTCGGCTTGGCCCCGACAATCCCTGGCGCGGCAGTCGGTGTGGCCCACCCCAGTGCGTGGACGGGTGCCCAGCAAGAGGTACTCAGTCGATCGTTCGGCAGGTATTCGGGCTCGGTCGTTCTCGAATCACTCGCCGTCCGCGTGGCCAAACTGCGGCAGTCCCTTGCCACGTCGGAACGCATCATCGTCGTCGAGATCGAACCGCTCGACATCACAGTCACCGCCGTCGACCGATCCCGCGATCAGATCGAAATCGCAGCCTGCGAATCGGAACCAACACTGGGCGCGGGCGAGTGGAACGACGCCGCCCTGGACACCACGATCGAGATGATCAGCCTGGTGTCCGCCGGCGTCAGGCCGACAACTGTCGTCGTCATCGGCCCGCACGAAGAAGCCCTGCTGGAGCGCCTGCGCGGATACACCGCCGCGACCTGGACCACGCTGCCGACACCGCTCGTCCAACCGATGGCCTACACAGCTCTGCTGTTGCCGCAGTCCAAGCTCGCCGACCACAGCTCCCGTCCGATACCGGCGCAGAACGCCGAATGGGTTGGAACCCTGAGGGAGCGGGCCGCCGCGACCACCCCGCCCCCGCGAATGGGGCCGGCCAAGATCGCTGCCGCGGCGGCGGTAGCGATAGCCGTCCTCGCTGCGGGCACGGCCGCGGTGATCGCAACCAGAAGTAGTGGCGCCGACGCGGCGACTTCAGCCGGAAGCACCTCGGCCGGCCCGGTCGCCATCTCGACGACGACCTCAGCGACCCCGTCACCGCTCGCACTGTCTCCCACACAGCCCGTAAATACACCTACACGGCACACGATGGGCCGCGTAGGCTTCACTGTTCCGCCCGGCTGGCGGGTCGCCGACGGCGCGACGTCGGAGCGGACCACGATCGTTCCGAAGACAGCCATCCCCGCCCGGATTACTGTGACATACAACACTACGTCTCCGGGGTTCGGATATGGTGAACTTGTTGCGGACCTTGCTGCGAGGATCGACTCGGCGCCGCCGGGCAGGTTTGGGGGATTTGAGCGCGATCTGACAGTATCGGGCCGACCGGGGGCTACATACAGGGAATCTCCCGGCGATGGCTCCGTAGTCC